The Thermoplasmata archaeon genome includes a region encoding these proteins:
- a CDS encoding metallophosphoesterase family protein: MRIALLADIHSNLPALEAVLRDVEAVGVYQIWVAGDLVGYNPWPNQVLAILRERKVRAIRGNHDRAALSGDTSWFNELAAAAVRWTRIVLTPASVGYLTSLEDRVRVALPDGTVAMYHGSPRNDDEYVMPWAADEALVKVAAAPFVILGHTHVPMAFSTRYGILVNPGSVGQPRDRDPRAAWALLETATGGVEQRRVPYDIGKVIAEIHKAGLPPELGERLTWGV; the protein is encoded by the coding sequence ATGCGCATCGCGCTCCTCGCGGACATCCACTCGAACCTCCCGGCGCTCGAGGCCGTCCTCCGGGACGTGGAGGCCGTCGGCGTGTACCAGATCTGGGTCGCCGGGGACCTCGTCGGGTACAACCCGTGGCCGAACCAGGTCCTCGCGATCCTGAGGGAGCGGAAGGTCCGCGCGATCCGCGGCAACCACGACCGGGCCGCGCTGTCGGGCGACACCTCCTGGTTCAACGAGCTCGCGGCGGCTGCCGTCCGGTGGACCCGGATCGTCCTGACCCCCGCGAGCGTGGGCTACCTGACGTCCCTCGAGGACCGCGTGCGGGTCGCCCTGCCGGACGGGACCGTCGCGATGTACCACGGGAGCCCCCGGAACGACGACGAGTACGTGATGCCCTGGGCCGCGGACGAGGCGCTCGTGAAGGTCGCGGCCGCCCCGTTCGTGATCCTGGGCCACACCCACGTGCCCATGGCCTTCTCGACCCGCTACGGCATCCTCGTGAACCCGGGGAGCGTGGGGCAGCCCCGGGACCGCGACCCACGCGCCGCCTGGGCCCTCTTGGAGACGGCGACAGGCGGCGTGGAGCAGCGCCGCGTCCCGTACGACATCGGGAAGGTCATCGCGGAGATCCACAAGGCGGGCCTGCCCCCGGAGCTCGGGGAGCGGCTCACGTGGGGCGTGTAG
- a CDS encoding CxxC-x17-CxxC domain-containing protein translates to MDEERGGRRGGFDRGPRQMYDAVCADCGQATQVPFKPDPARPVYCRDCFAKRRPRRF, encoded by the coding sequence ATGGACGAAGAGAGAGGCGGAAGACGAGGCGGCTTCGACCGCGGTCCGCGCCAGATGTACGACGCCGTATGCGCAGACTGTGGCCAGGCCACGCAGGTCCCGTTCAAACCGGACCCTGCCCGGCCCGTCTACTGCCGAGACTGTTTCGCGAAGCGCCGGCCGCGCCGATTCTAA
- a CDS encoding DMT family transporter — translation MVPLWLPLASVDMMSWGVGQVLVKRATDRLGAVTMVFFVTLVDGALYLAVFLAAAQPLAASLQTYVVATLTSAVGITGYVLYFEALLRGNVSVVATITAGSPIITILGAIAFLHETPTVAEAVGMALLVAVILILSYEPVGRDWKVPVAVTLSIAILLLWGVWGILTKVAVDAPGFGPWQLLLFYSLSNFAGGIPYYLWRRKRFPPPNPSRSAYAVGAGGFLLMMAGIVASTVALSIGDASLVTAVGGCAPVVTSLVAFAFLREKATPVRVLALILFIPGIVLVAF, via the coding sequence GTGGTCCCCCTCTGGCTCCCCCTCGCGTCCGTGGACATGATGTCCTGGGGCGTCGGCCAGGTCCTCGTCAAGCGGGCGACGGACCGCTTGGGCGCCGTGACCATGGTCTTCTTCGTGACCCTCGTCGACGGCGCCCTGTACCTCGCGGTCTTCCTGGCCGCGGCCCAGCCGCTCGCCGCCTCCCTCCAGACCTACGTGGTCGCCACGCTGACCTCCGCGGTCGGCATCACGGGCTACGTGCTCTACTTCGAGGCGCTGCTCCGGGGGAACGTGTCCGTCGTCGCGACGATCACGGCGGGCTCGCCGATCATCACGATCCTGGGCGCCATCGCGTTCCTCCACGAGACCCCGACCGTCGCGGAGGCGGTCGGCATGGCCCTCCTCGTCGCGGTGATCCTCATCCTGTCCTACGAGCCCGTGGGCCGGGACTGGAAGGTCCCCGTGGCCGTCACCCTGTCCATCGCGATCCTCCTCCTGTGGGGCGTCTGGGGCATCCTGACCAAGGTCGCCGTGGACGCGCCCGGATTCGGGCCGTGGCAGCTCCTCCTCTTCTACAGCCTCTCCAACTTCGCTGGGGGCATCCCCTACTACCTCTGGCGCCGGAAGCGGTTCCCGCCGCCGAACCCGTCGCGATCCGCGTACGCGGTCGGGGCGGGCGGCTTCCTCCTGATGATGGCCGGGATCGTCGCCTCCACGGTCGCCCTCTCCATCGGTGACGCATCCCTCGTGACCGCGGTCGGCGGCTGCGCCCCCGTGGTCACCTCCCTCGTCGCGTTCGCCTTCCTTCGGGAGAAGGCGACCCCGGTGCGCGTCCTCGCCCTGATCCTCTTCATCCCGGGCATCGTCCTCGTCGCCTTCTGA
- a CDS encoding nuclear transport factor 2 family protein — MPPNAVMTEATLRAFLAAFNRHDLDTIMTFFTDDCVFDAPRGPDPWGRRYAGKDEVSRGLGARFTGIPDVHYGEDAHWVAGTHGVSEWRLTGTTAAGARIDVRGCDLFEFRKGKIVRKDSYWKIVE; from the coding sequence ATGCCTCCCAACGCTGTGATGACCGAGGCGACCTTGAGGGCGTTCCTCGCGGCGTTCAACCGCCACGATCTGGACACGATCATGACGTTCTTCACGGACGATTGCGTGTTCGACGCCCCGCGGGGACCCGATCCCTGGGGCCGGCGATATGCAGGGAAGGACGAGGTCAGCAGGGGCCTGGGCGCGCGCTTCACCGGCATTCCTGACGTGCACTACGGTGAGGATGCGCATTGGGTCGCCGGCACCCATGGCGTCTCGGAATGGCGCCTCACGGGCACCACAGCGGCGGGCGCCCGGATTGACGTCCGAGGGTGCGATCTCTTCGAGTTCCGGAAGGGAAAGATCGTCCGCAAGGATTCCTACTGGAAGATCGTGGAGTGA